In Marinicauda algicola, one DNA window encodes the following:
- the recN gene encoding DNA repair protein RecN: MLTSLSIRDIVLIDRLDLVFDAGLSALTGETGAGKSILLGALGLACGERADRAMVRSGAEQGGATAVFEVSADHPAWSVIAEAGLAAEPGEPVILRRVVTSDGRSRAHVNDQPASVGLLRALGDVLVEIHGQHDGRGLLDPKSHRGLLDEFAKNAAERAAVAAAWKSLSQAKARVEELKAASERAASEEEYLRHAVEELDALDPKEGEETHLAGERKFLQQAEAALTELQAAADTLSGGEGMAGRLNSALRGLERVRDALGRDAAGAPGEDDAGAAGTARAALDRAAGALDRALIEFNEAEEALAQAGSAFDVEPGRLEKVEERLFALRAAARKHSVAVEDLPELRNRLAERLEAIEHAEDRLKEAGAALKAAEADYARAARSLTETRTRAGARLAEQVMAELAPLKLDKAKFRVAVESEESRPGAKGWDSVAFEVSTNPGAPFGPLDKIASGGELSRFALALKVCLAGAQSGLVMVFDEVDQGVGGAVADAVGSRLSRLAAESQALVVTHSPQVAARAAHHFRIEKSETGEGVRTHVRALTPEERREEIARMLSGAEVTEAARAAAAQLMAS, from the coding sequence ATGCTGACCTCGCTGTCCATTCGCGACATCGTCCTGATCGACAGGCTGGACCTCGTTTTCGATGCCGGGCTCTCGGCGCTGACCGGGGAGACCGGGGCGGGCAAATCCATCCTGCTGGGCGCCCTGGGCCTCGCCTGCGGGGAGCGGGCTGACCGCGCGATGGTGCGCAGCGGGGCCGAGCAGGGCGGGGCGACCGCCGTGTTCGAGGTCTCCGCCGACCACCCCGCCTGGAGCGTGATCGCGGAAGCGGGCCTTGCCGCCGAGCCGGGCGAGCCGGTCATCCTGCGCCGGGTGGTCACGAGCGACGGACGCTCGCGCGCCCATGTCAACGACCAGCCCGCCAGCGTCGGCCTGTTGCGCGCGCTCGGCGACGTGCTGGTGGAGATTCACGGCCAGCACGACGGGCGCGGCCTGCTCGACCCGAAATCCCATCGCGGCCTGCTCGACGAGTTCGCGAAGAACGCCGCCGAGCGCGCCGCCGTCGCCGCGGCCTGGAAATCCCTGTCGCAGGCGAAGGCCCGCGTCGAGGAGCTCAAGGCCGCCAGCGAACGCGCCGCGAGCGAGGAAGAGTATCTGCGCCACGCGGTCGAGGAACTCGACGCGCTCGACCCGAAGGAGGGCGAGGAAACCCATCTCGCCGGCGAGCGCAAATTCCTGCAGCAGGCCGAGGCCGCGCTGACCGAACTGCAGGCGGCCGCCGATACGCTGTCGGGCGGGGAGGGCATGGCGGGCCGGCTGAACTCTGCCCTGAGAGGCCTGGAACGCGTGCGCGACGCGCTGGGCCGGGACGCCGCCGGCGCGCCGGGCGAGGACGATGCCGGGGCGGCCGGAACCGCCCGCGCCGCGCTCGACCGGGCCGCCGGCGCGCTCGATCGCGCACTCATCGAGTTCAACGAGGCCGAGGAGGCCCTGGCGCAGGCGGGCAGCGCCTTCGACGTCGAACCCGGGCGCCTGGAAAAGGTCGAGGAGCGCCTGTTCGCCCTGCGCGCCGCGGCGAGGAAGCATTCGGTCGCGGTGGAAGACCTGCCCGAGCTTCGAAACCGCCTCGCCGAACGCCTCGAGGCGATCGAGCATGCCGAAGACCGGCTGAAGGAGGCCGGGGCCGCGCTGAAGGCCGCCGAGGCCGACTATGCCCGCGCGGCGCGATCGCTCACCGAGACCCGCACGCGCGCGGGCGCGCGCCTGGCCGAGCAGGTGATGGCCGAACTCGCGCCGCTGAAGCTCGACAAGGCCAAGTTCCGCGTCGCGGTCGAGAGCGAGGAGAGCCGGCCCGGGGCGAAGGGCTGGGACAGCGTCGCCTTCGAGGTCTCCACCAATCCCGGCGCGCCCTTCGGTCCGCTGGACAAGATCGCCTCGGGCGGCGAGCTCTCCCGCTTCGCGCTCGCCCTGAAGGTCTGCCTCGCCGGGGCGCAGAGCGGGCTCGTCATGGTGTTCGACGAGGTCGACCAGGGGGTGGGCGGCGCGGTCGCCGACGCGGTCGGCTCGCGCCTGTCCCGCCTCGCGGCCGAGAGCCAGGCCCTGGTGGTGACGCACTCGCCCCAGGTGGCCGCCCGCGCGGCCCACCATTTCCGCATCGAGAAGAGCGAGACCGGCGAGGGCGTGCGCACCCATGTGCGCGCCCTAACCCCGGAAGAGCGCCGCGAGGAGATCGCCCGCATGCTGTCGGGCGCCGAGGTCACCGAAGCGGCGAGAGCCGCCGCGGCGCAGCTGATGGCGTCGTAG